TAATCTTCTTTGGGTTTAGGTGAGGTCACTAGGTTTGATGCTTTCTTTTTGGGATCCACAGTTGTTACAGAGAAGGGTGTGGGGTCATTAGAGTTCTGTGGGGAGTGGACAGGGCTTCCACTCACCTTAGAACGTTGATCCATGATGTTTTTTACTTTCTTTGGAGAGTTGATGACATGTTTGTGGTGGTTCTCACCAGTAGCATGACTGGAGGAATATCCCGAGCTGCTGCTCTTACTTTGGTTATAGTCTTTTGGCCTTGTGTTATCTACAGGGTGTGCGTTATCACTGGGCCTGAAGCGCGTATACGTGGGGCTCCCATATTTGGGGTTGGTGAGTATCCCATTCCTCTTTATCTCACGGTCTGGAGAACTCATATTTTGGTTGGCTCTGGTAATCACCTCCCCGTGATCAAGCAGAAGACCAGGACTACTTGATCCCATGACACCAGGGAAACCGACCATAGTAGAGAAGGCAACAGCCTGTCGAGAGCGGCTGCGCGGAAGAGAGTGCTGCTGAACTTGTTGGGTGAAGGTAAGACTATCTATGGGCACTGTGGCCTGGGAATGGTAAGTGGAAGATGTCATCATGGACCCTGCAGAGCTCTTCAAAGAGTTGTCGAGTGAGCGGCTGCCTGTCGATACAGGGGAAAGTGTAGACCAGCTGTCACCTCCACCGTCCGCTCGCTCAGCTGCACAGGCGTCTTTTAATGGAGCCTTCACCATTGGTCCTTGGTAAGAGGGAACACCATGAGCTTCTAGAAGATGAACTATAGCGATGTGCCCACCTTTGGCCGCTACTTTTATAGGGGTGCGCCCATAGTAGTCGGAGTGAAAGGGGCTGGCATTCCCCTCCTCCAGGAGCACCCTTGCCACTGCATGGTGCCCTTCCTGGGCTGCTATACAGAGAGGTGTGGCTCCCTGGGAACATTGTGCATCACTAAATGCCCCCCGCTCTATCAGGAGTTGGGCAATATTGGCTTGTCCTCTCCATGCGGCACAGTGTAACGGAGTCCTATTTTCTTGGTCAAAGGCATTGCAATTTGCTCTGCCAACCTCCAGCAAAAGATGCACCATGTCTAAGTCCCCTTGCCAGCAGGAGGCATGCAAAGCTGTGCGTTCTTCTGGATCCCGGCTCTCAAGGTCAGCACCTTGCTCCAACAGAACTTTGGCTATGTCCGTTAGTCCTTGCAGGGCCAAGAGGTGAAGCAGCGGTTTCCCTTGGGTGGTCTTCACGTCGGGGTCTGCTCCTTTTCTCAACAGTAATTCCACTGTGGCCTTGTGGCCTGAGAGAGCAGCAAAGCACAAAGCCGTCATTCCATCCCTTCCCCGCTGGTCAATGGGGGAGCCCCGGTTTATCAGTAGCTCTATGCAGCCAGTATGCCCTTCCTCAGCTGCCAGAAGGAGAGGTGTATACCCTTCTCTGTTCCTCAGTCCCAGTTTAGCTCCTCCATCTATCAGGGTGCGGCAAACAGCTCTCCGACCTTCAGAAGCTGCCCAGTGCAAGGCAGTCCACCCCAAGTGGTCTTGATGAATCTCGTTCAGACCCCTATGTAATAATACCCTTACTGCCTCCTCACCTCGAGCTGCCGCAGCTGCCAGCAGGAGTGCTGACCTCCCTTCTTGATCTGTGACATCTGTCGAAGCACCCCATAGTAGTAGTACCCTAACTGTTTCAGCATGTCCTCCAGAGGCAGCTGCCAAAAGTGGTGTCATCTGGTCCTTTCCTGGTCTGTCAGGATCTGCCccagcttcaaggagaagttctgCCACTTCGTCTTGCCCCTCATAAGCAGCAACCAGCAGTGGTGTTAACCCTTCCTTGTCTTCCAGTTGTGGATCTGCCCCACGTTCCAACAAAACAGACACCAGTTGCGGATGTCTCTGCCCAGTTGGTATACACAGGCATGCAACGGCGAGGGCAGAGCGTCCTTCGAGATCACAGGCATTCACATTAGCTCCTGATTCCAGCAACAATTCGGCTACGGTAAAATGGCTCATGTACGCAGCTGCCATGAGAGGAGTGCGACCCTCCACATCGGCATGATCTATCTCTGCTCCGGCCCTTACCAAAGCTTTAACAGGTCCCTCATGCCCACCCCAGGCGGCTGCCCTCAGTGCAGTGCGCCCATCAGGACCAGAGATGTCTGGCTGGGCCCCAAATGCAAGCAGTGACTCTACAACCTCTGTGtggcctccccatgctgcagcACGTAGAGCGGTCCATCCACGACTGTCACTATGGTCATGTTGGGCACCATGTTCCAGAAGGAGCTCTACCACTGGCAAGTGTCCCTGGTGTGCAGCCAGTCCTAAAGGAGTCTGCCCGTCCTCATCTGTGACCTCCAGACTGGCACCTCTGGAAAGCATCAGTTTAACAGCATCGAGGTCTCCTGCCTGGGCCGCTGCAGCGAGCAGAGTCCTTCCGAATCGGTccctctgatttagtccacccccTGTCTCTAACAGGACCTCCAGAGAGACCCCTCGCTCCAGAGTTCTCTTCAGGGTGCTCGTGTCCTCCACTATGGAGTCTGGGTCTACTTTTTCCCGGGCTAACAGGAGCAACTGCAAGACCTCCAACTCTAAAGAGACATTCGAGGCCAAACAGTCGGACACTGGGGCATCTGTCCACAGGAGCCACAGAGCTAGATGACACGGCTCCAACGCCCGAATGTCAGACAGAAGGAGATGTTTGGCCAGCTGGGACACCTCGGCGGGCTGCAGGTTTGGTGCCCGTGTTGATAAGCTCATGGCGAGCATGCAGTGGCCCTCTGTGACATTACACAGGTATTTCTGAGTACAGTACTTCACGTCCAGGACCCACTCCGAGAAGCTGTGATGGAAGGGCACCACCTGGGCGCTATCGAGGGGGTGAAGTAGCATGGACATGGACGACAGAACCTTGGTAAACTCCTCCGTACTCCACCCTTTCATCTGCTTTGTCCACACGGCCTTGTGGAgctgagagggagagagaggaacCGGAGAGGCAAGGATTACGTTCAGCAGTGTCCGCACCAGGCAGAACCGGCGGCCGGAGAATAGCCGCTGACACAGCCATAGGTAGAGCCCGTTCAGCGTGCCGGGGATGTGGCGGATCTCTCGCAGGAGGATGGAGCCTGCGGACACGCCATCCAGCACCCGCTCCAGGAACAGAAAGCAGCCATTGCTCTTTATGTGCAGCTGGTTCAGCATCTCGGCCGTGTCGAGGGTCAGGTGCTGCCGCAGAGCCGCCTCGCAGTCCAGGCGGCACAAGATGTACTGCTGGACGTCACGCACAATGTGAGCTTTGCGGAGGTCGTCCAAGCACAGTCTACGGAAGCCTGAGGAGGACAGAAGAAAAAGAGTCACTCACAGTCCACTAacaactacaac
The genomic region above belongs to Bufo gargarizans isolate SCDJY-AF-19 chromosome 4, ASM1485885v1, whole genome shotgun sequence and contains:
- the LOC122935711 gene encoding ankyrin repeat domain-containing protein 50-like; the protein is MTSSYLRGRPFYCREWALQRLQHCLEGLSGTRAPGILITGAPGAGKTALCTEILWPTSEAGRASRLSCRVLAYHFCQAHTHPSLDPLHFIQNLAKQLQTSPLISGYKGGSDSATCRGDLHEIFKRTVLAPLAELPLPSQNLLLLVDSVDETCCCCPSHGFSGDAGCTIAELLAAHHELLPPWLLLVCSARRQNKAITRMFTGFRRLCLDDLRKAHIVRDVQQYILCRLDCEAALRQHLTLDTAEMLNQLHIKSNGCFLFLERVLDGVSAGSILLREIRHIPGTLNGLYLWLCQRLFSGRRFCLVRTLLNVILASPVPLSPSQLHKAVWTKQMKGWSTEEFTKVLSSMSMLLHPLDSAQVVPFHHSFSEWVLDVKYCTQKYLCNVTEGHCMLAMSLSTRAPNLQPAEVSQLAKHLLLSDIRALEPCHLALWLLWTDAPVSDCLASNVSLELEVLQLLLLAREKVDPDSIVEDTSTLKRTLERGVSLEVLLETGGGLNQRDRFGRTLLAAAAQAGDLDAVKLMLSRGASLEVTDEDGQTPLGLAAHQGHLPVVELLLEHGAQHDHSDSRGWTALRAAAWGGHTEVVESLLAFGAQPDISGPDGRTALRAAAWGGHEGPVKALVRAGAEIDHADVEGRTPLMAAAYMSHFTVAELLLESGANVNACDLEGRSALAVACLCIPTGQRHPQLVSVLLERGADPQLEDKEGLTPLLVAAYEGQDEVAELLLEAGADPDRPGKDQMTPLLAAASGGHAETVRVLLLWGASTDVTDQEGRSALLLAAAAARGEEAVRVLLHRGLNEIHQDHLGWTALHWAASEGRRAVCRTLIDGGAKLGLRNREGYTPLLLAAEEGHTGCIELLINRGSPIDQRGRDGMTALCFAALSGHKATVELLLRKGADPDVKTTQGKPLLHLLALQGLTDIAKVLLEQGADLESRDPEERTALHASCWQGDLDMVHLLLEVGRANCNAFDQENRTPLHCAAWRGQANIAQLLIERGAFSDAQCSQGATPLCIAAQEGHHAVARVLLEEGNASPFHSDYYGRTPIKVAAKGGHIAIVHLLEAHGVPSYQGPMVKAPLKDACAAERADGGGDSWSTLSPVSTGSRSLDNSLKSSAGSMMTSSTYHSQATVPIDSLTFTQQVQQHSLPRSRSRQAVAFSTMVGFPGVMGSSSPGLLLDHGEVITRANQNMSSPDREIKRNGILTNPKYGSPTYTRFRPSDNAHPVDNTRPKDYNQSKSSSSGYSSSHATGENHHKHVINSPKKVKNIMDQRSKVSGSPVHSPQNSNDPTPFSVTTVDPKKKASNLVTSPKPKEDYVHSTKNPVDFVYCGGISGDIVHSHSKKDPQSSPTQGDQDCSRGKQGSPVISITTMDPQLHLKQAIKLQFEGRTCGFNYRKETPL